Proteins encoded by one window of Chromobacterium violaceum ATCC 12472:
- a CDS encoding H-NS family nucleoid-associated regulatory protein — MDLSKLEFTELVALKADVENEIKRREVEEKSKAKKQIIELARAYGLSVEDVLSKAVAVRKPVEAKYRHPSDSNLTWTGRGRKPAWVQAWIDSGKKLEALAI, encoded by the coding sequence ATGGATCTGTCCAAGCTGGAATTCACCGAGCTGGTCGCGCTGAAGGCTGACGTAGAAAACGAAATCAAACGTCGCGAAGTCGAAGAAAAGTCCAAGGCCAAAAAGCAGATTATCGAACTGGCCCGTGCCTATGGTCTGAGCGTGGAAGACGTCCTGAGCAAGGCTGTCGCGGTTCGCAAGCCGGTGGAAGCCAAGTACCGCCATCCGAGCGACAGCAACCTGACCTGGACCGGCCGCGGCCGCAAGCCGGCTTGGGTGCAAGCCTGGATCGACAGCGGCAAAAAGCTGGAAGCTCTGGCTATCTGA
- a CDS encoding YgfZ/GcvT domain-containing protein, whose translation MNVFWDEWLRQKGVVRNANGQAPLASHLKQIAALENGSVLAPLDNFALIRVEGEDAAAFLQGQLSNDIREVTTERAQYSTYSTAKGRMLASFLIWLRDGAYYLMVSADIAETVAKRLTMFVLRSKVKVVLDREWSLLGVSGIAIEQALHKHFPGAAGAEEMRVAFQSEGILLALPSGGYLLAERDGGGIGKDLAQMEGLEAALPEAWAWKDIQAGIAWVTQATQEQFVPQMANMELIGAVNFKKGCYPGQEIVARSQYLGKMKRRMFKVSFDAALPVGAKLYSPQLPDQSIGMLASECRVGENAYLGLAVAQSQTWEAGIFADEGHTIALRRLELPYPIESVTE comes from the coding sequence ATGAATGTATTCTGGGATGAATGGCTGAGACAAAAAGGCGTGGTCCGGAACGCAAACGGCCAAGCTCCGCTGGCATCGCATCTTAAACAGATCGCGGCCCTGGAAAATGGATCGGTATTGGCGCCCCTGGATAACTTCGCCCTGATCCGCGTCGAGGGCGAGGACGCGGCCGCTTTTCTGCAGGGGCAGTTGTCGAATGATATCCGCGAGGTGACGACGGAGCGCGCGCAGTACAGCACCTACTCCACTGCCAAGGGACGCATGCTGGCCAGTTTCCTGATCTGGCTGCGTGACGGAGCCTATTATCTGATGGTTTCCGCGGATATCGCCGAAACCGTAGCCAAAAGGCTGACGATGTTTGTGCTGCGCTCCAAGGTGAAGGTGGTGTTGGACCGCGAATGGTCTTTATTGGGCGTGTCCGGTATTGCGATCGAGCAGGCGTTGCACAAACATTTCCCGGGGGCGGCCGGGGCGGAGGAAATGCGGGTTGCGTTCCAATCCGAGGGCATTCTGCTCGCCTTGCCGAGTGGGGGCTATCTGCTGGCTGAGCGCGATGGCGGCGGCATAGGAAAGGATCTCGCGCAAATGGAGGGCCTGGAGGCCGCGCTGCCTGAGGCTTGGGCATGGAAGGATATTCAGGCGGGAATCGCCTGGGTGACACAGGCTACGCAGGAACAGTTTGTGCCGCAAATGGCGAATATGGAATTGATTGGAGCGGTCAACTTCAAGAAGGGCTGCTATCCGGGCCAGGAAATCGTCGCGCGCAGCCAGTACTTGGGCAAGATGAAGCGCCGGATGTTCAAAGTATCTTTTGATGCGGCTCTGCCTGTCGGAGCGAAACTTTATAGTCCGCAATTGCCGGACCAGTCTATAGGCATGCTGGCATCGGAATGCCGAGTGGGAGAGAACGCTTATCTGGGGCTGGCGGTTGCGCAATCACAAACCTGGGAGGCTGGCATATTTGCCGATGAGGGGCATACTATTGCGTTGCGCCGACTGGAATTGCCGTATCCAATCGAATCCGTAACGGAATAA